One window of Brevibacterium pigmentatum genomic DNA carries:
- a CDS encoding BMP family ABC transporter substrate-binding protein, translating to MSHAAHSTSIAAFAAVGTLVLTGCSVSAPEALEEERLGCLVSAPAGFDDHSAGALTLEETELARGAGVFSGTSSQRVSSGSATSAALERMNRHDCALTTVIGPGGADELADFAAAHPDDLFLGVSSGTDDLPKNVLSMDFDLVPPAFIAGYTAATASETGKVGVVVSHGFPQSERILNAFDAGVDLYNKEKDEDLPKAESYRPSSGGAASASGSPRTIDDTRKAGKEYFERSFGADVDVLVPFGSAAAMGVVTSAEEKRMNLTTATEAPEGDDEGPSLPKIVWYGTAGGFSKTIVASVEPNVRRGLRTMFPDWPQSKNPDEVAPAPKTGPEEIGGFRIADRHYRGTLDNGGVRIVAEDGFLSRVSDAGRGITDLRERIKSGEIDPEKG from the coding sequence ATGAGCCACGCAGCCCACAGCACCTCCATCGCTGCCTTCGCCGCGGTGGGCACCCTGGTGCTGACCGGCTGCTCCGTCTCTGCTCCCGAAGCCCTCGAAGAGGAGCGACTGGGCTGCCTCGTCTCGGCACCGGCCGGCTTCGACGATCACTCCGCCGGTGCTCTCACCCTCGAGGAGACGGAACTGGCCCGTGGCGCCGGGGTCTTCTCGGGCACCTCGAGTCAACGCGTCTCGAGTGGGTCGGCCACCTCGGCGGCATTGGAGCGGATGAACCGACACGACTGTGCACTGACCACGGTCATCGGGCCCGGCGGAGCAGACGAACTCGCGGACTTCGCCGCCGCGCACCCCGACGACCTGTTCCTCGGAGTCTCCAGCGGCACAGACGACCTGCCGAAGAACGTGCTGAGCATGGATTTCGACCTCGTCCCGCCGGCGTTCATCGCCGGCTACACCGCGGCCACTGCCTCCGAGACAGGGAAGGTCGGCGTCGTCGTCTCCCACGGGTTCCCACAGTCCGAACGCATTCTGAATGCCTTCGACGCCGGCGTCGACCTCTACAACAAGGAGAAGGACGAGGACCTGCCGAAGGCGGAGTCCTACCGTCCCTCCTCGGGTGGGGCCGCCTCGGCGAGCGGTTCGCCTCGGACGATCGACGACACCCGCAAAGCGGGGAAGGAGTACTTCGAACGGTCCTTCGGCGCCGACGTCGACGTGCTCGTTCCCTTCGGGTCGGCGGCCGCGATGGGGGTGGTCACCTCGGCGGAGGAGAAGCGGATGAACCTGACCACGGCCACGGAGGCACCCGAGGGCGACGACGAAGGACCGAGCCTGCCGAAGATCGTGTGGTACGGAACAGCGGGCGGATTCTCCAAGACGATCGTGGCCAGCGTGGAACCGAACGTGCGCCGTGGACTGCGCACGATGTTCCCCGATTGGCCGCAGAGCAAGAACCCCGACGAGGTGGCCCCTGCGCCGAAGACCGGGCCCGAGGAGATCGGCGGCTTCCGCATCGCCGACCGCCACTACCGGGGCACCCTCGACAACGGTGGAGTGCGCATCGTCGCCGAGGACGGATTCCTCTCCCGCGTCTCCGACGCCGGTCGCGGGATCACGGACCTCAGGGAGCGGATCAAGAGCGGGGAGATCGACCCGGAGAAAGGATGA
- a CDS encoding amidohydrolase, translating to MISSTIAEIGAELIDFRRDIHAHPELSFQEFATTDKIVARLEAAGLTPKRLDGTGVVCDVGEGPVAVGLRADIDALPVDDLIDEEFRSTVPGVAHACGHDVHLTSLIGAGIALQKIHETRPGGLGGRVRLIFQPGEEVTPGGALRVISQGVLDDVPEVYAVHCDPNVDIGKVGSRIGAITAAGDTVIIRLSGHGGHTSRPHLTEDLVYALGKLATDLPSTLGRLIDPRHAISLVWGEISAGHAANVVPSEGILRGTLRCLDVDGWNQVAEVLPELVDRIAGPYGVEVDLEHRRGVPPVVNTEDQVTLIESAVRGELGENSVQLTPQSMGGEDFAWYLTHCPGALIRLGTRTPGGITYDIHQGDLLIDERAVEIASRVFTATALKVLDRDR from the coding sequence GTGATCAGCTCGACAATCGCTGAGATCGGTGCTGAACTCATCGATTTCCGCCGCGACATCCATGCCCATCCGGAACTGTCCTTCCAGGAGTTCGCGACCACCGACAAGATCGTCGCCCGACTCGAGGCCGCCGGACTCACGCCGAAGCGCCTCGACGGCACCGGAGTCGTCTGCGACGTCGGCGAAGGCCCAGTGGCCGTGGGGCTGCGGGCCGATATCGACGCCCTGCCCGTCGACGACCTCATCGATGAGGAATTCCGTTCCACCGTTCCCGGCGTCGCCCATGCCTGCGGCCACGACGTCCACCTGACCTCACTCATCGGTGCCGGCATCGCCCTGCAGAAGATCCACGAGACCCGCCCCGGCGGACTCGGCGGACGCGTGCGTCTGATCTTCCAGCCCGGCGAGGAAGTCACCCCCGGTGGGGCGCTGCGCGTGATCTCCCAGGGCGTCCTCGACGACGTGCCCGAGGTCTACGCCGTCCACTGTGACCCGAACGTCGACATCGGGAAGGTCGGATCGCGCATCGGCGCCATCACCGCAGCCGGCGACACCGTGATCATCCGCCTCTCCGGTCACGGCGGCCACACCTCACGCCCGCACCTGACCGAGGACCTCGTCTACGCGCTCGGCAAACTCGCCACCGACCTGCCCTCGACTCTCGGTCGCCTCATCGATCCGCGCCACGCGATCTCGCTGGTGTGGGGTGAGATCAGCGCCGGTCACGCCGCGAACGTCGTCCCCAGCGAGGGGATCCTGCGCGGAACCCTGCGCTGCCTCGACGTCGACGGGTGGAATCAGGTCGCTGAGGTGCTGCCCGAGCTCGTCGATCGCATCGCCGGACCCTACGGGGTCGAGGTCGACCTCGAACATCGCCGAGGCGTCCCTCCGGTGGTCAACACCGAAGACCAAGTCACCCTCATCGAATCGGCGGTCCGCGGGGAACTCGGTGAGAACTCCGTGCAGCTGACCCCGCAGTCGATGGGTGGTGAGGACTTCGCCTGGTACCTCACCCACTGCCCGGGAGCGCTCATCCGTCTGGGCACCCGCACGCCCGGCGGCATCACCTACGACATCCACCAGGGTGATCTGCTCATCGATGAGCGAGCCGTGGAGATCGCCTCCCGCGTGTTCACAGCCACCGCGCTCAAGGTCCTCGACCGGGACCGCTGA
- a CDS encoding mannose-1-phosphate guanylyltransferase, with amino-acid sequence MNTHFHAIIPAGGSGTRLWPLSRRASPKFLHDVLGLGRSLIQATWDRVAPIVGEDRVWVVTGESHFDQVAGQLPHIARGQIITEPSPKDSAAAIGLAAMLIAREDPEAIVGSFSADHSITNVDEFRLVIDQAVAAAETGDIVTIGIMPRNPATAYGYIETGDLLGLDGAPTARRALAFAEKPEASTARQYVNSGRYRWNAGMFIAKASSLLDILAEEDPALYSGLARIAEAWDTPDHDEVLPAVWPGLEKRAIDYVVAEPAAAAGRVIVIPGDFGWDDVGDFDSVARLRQPVPGEPRGVISIGGNTDLLEVDASGVVFSEGPRTVAIVGLEDLVVVDTDDVLLITSRSHAQDVKKAVSVAGERGLDELL; translated from the coding sequence GTGAACACGCACTTCCACGCCATCATCCCCGCCGGCGGATCCGGAACGCGCCTGTGGCCGCTGTCTCGCCGGGCGTCGCCGAAGTTCCTCCACGATGTCCTCGGCCTCGGCCGCAGCCTCATCCAGGCCACCTGGGACCGGGTCGCGCCGATCGTCGGCGAAGACAGGGTCTGGGTGGTCACCGGTGAGAGCCACTTCGATCAGGTCGCCGGACAGCTGCCGCATATCGCCCGCGGCCAGATCATCACCGAACCCTCCCCGAAGGATTCCGCGGCGGCCATCGGACTGGCCGCCATGCTCATCGCCCGCGAGGATCCCGAGGCCATCGTCGGATCGTTCTCCGCGGACCATTCGATCACGAATGTCGACGAATTCCGCCTCGTCATCGACCAGGCCGTCGCGGCCGCGGAGACCGGGGACATCGTCACGATCGGCATCATGCCGCGCAATCCCGCCACCGCCTACGGCTATATCGAGACCGGCGACCTGCTCGGCCTCGACGGGGCGCCCACGGCCAGGCGTGCGCTGGCCTTCGCAGAGAAGCCGGAGGCGAGCACGGCTCGTCAGTATGTGAACTCCGGCCGCTACCGCTGGAACGCAGGCATGTTCATCGCCAAGGCCTCATCGCTGCTCGACATCCTCGCCGAGGAGGACCCCGCCCTCTACTCCGGACTGGCCCGGATCGCTGAGGCCTGGGACACCCCCGACCACGACGAGGTCCTGCCCGCCGTATGGCCCGGACTGGAGAAGCGGGCCATCGACTATGTGGTGGCCGAGCCCGCAGCCGCGGCCGGTCGGGTCATCGTCATCCCCGGTGACTTCGGCTGGGACGACGTCGGCGACTTCGACTCGGTGGCCCGACTGCGCCAGCCGGTGCCGGGGGAGCCGCGGGGAGTGATCTCGATCGGCGGGAACACCGATCTCCTCGAAGTCGATGCCTCGGGGGTCGTCTTCTCCGAAGGCCCGCGGACGGTGGCGATCGTCGGACTCGAAGACCTCGTCGTCGTCGACACCGACGACGTTCTGCTCATCACCTCGCGCTCACACGCTCAGGATGTGAAGAAGGCCGTGTCCGTCGCCGGTGAGCGCGGACTCGACGAACTGCTCTGA
- the sdhC gene encoding succinate dehydrogenase, cytochrome b556 subunit produces MAKASTGTLYRGNEGMWSWVAHRVTGVGIFFFLLVHVLDTALVRVSPEAYNAVIGTYKTPVMAFGEIALVAAIAFHAFNGLRVILVDFSKSGPKNQKKLFWGVMIVWLIIMIAFIPRQLMHTFGG; encoded by the coding sequence GTGGCCAAAGCGTCTACGGGCACTCTGTACCGAGGAAACGAAGGAATGTGGTCCTGGGTCGCGCATCGCGTCACAGGCGTCGGAATCTTCTTCTTCCTTCTGGTCCACGTGCTCGATACTGCCCTCGTCCGCGTCTCGCCCGAGGCCTATAACGCAGTGATCGGAACCTACAAGACACCGGTCATGGCATTCGGTGAGATCGCGCTCGTCGCCGCAATCGCATTCCATGCGTTCAACGGTCTGCGCGTCATTCTCGTCGATTTCTCGAAGAGTGGCCCGAAAAATCAGAAGAAGCTGTTCTGGGGAGTCATGATCGTGTGGCTCATCATCATGATCGCCTTCATTCCCCGCCAGCTGATGCACACCTTCGGAGGCTGA
- a CDS encoding succinate dehydrogenase hydrophobic membrane anchor subunit: MSTTSIPAPRTGYSRHKSTRSKFEMFAWLFMRISGVVLVILIFGHLFVNLWAGDGVQAIDFGFVAGKWASPFWQIWDLLMLWLAMLHGTNGLRTIIMDYSEKPGTRMALQVILYIASVIVIVLGTLVIFTFDPCPAGADPSVLAEFCKA, from the coding sequence ATGAGCACAACATCCATTCCGGCTCCGCGGACCGGCTACTCCCGGCATAAGTCGACGCGTTCGAAGTTCGAGATGTTCGCATGGCTGTTCATGCGCATCTCCGGCGTCGTGCTCGTCATCCTCATCTTCGGCCACCTGTTCGTGAACCTGTGGGCCGGCGACGGCGTCCAGGCCATCGACTTCGGCTTCGTCGCAGGCAAGTGGGCCAGCCCGTTCTGGCAGATCTGGGATCTGCTCATGCTGTGGCTGGCGATGCTGCACGGCACCAACGGTCTGCGCACCATCATCATGGACTACTCCGAGAAGCCCGGCACGCGCATGGCCCTGCAGGTGATCCTCTACATCGCCTCGGTCATCGTCATCGTGCTCGGCACGCTCGTCATCTTCACGTTCGATCCCTGCCCGGCCGGAGCGGACCCCTCGGTCCTGGCTGAGTTCTGCAAGGCCTAA
- the sdhA gene encoding succinate dehydrogenase flavoprotein subunit codes for MQVHHYDVVIVGAGGAGMRAAIESGQRARTAVLTKLYPTRSHTGAAQGGMCAALANVEEDNWEWHTFDTVKGGDYLVDQDAAEVMAKEAIDAVLDLEKMGLPFNRTPEGKIDQRRFGGHTRDHGKSAVRRSCYAADRTGHMILQTLYQQCVKHGVEFYNEFYVLDLVMTEVDGVKRPAGVVSYELATGEIHVFQAKSVVFATGGVGKVFKTTSNAHTLTGDGMAVTYNRGIPLEDMEFFQFHPTGLAGLGILLSEAARGEGGILRNSEGERFMERYAPTIKDLAPRDIVARSMANEVREGRGCGPNKDYVLLDLTHLEPSHIDEKLPDITEFARTYLGVEPYTEPVPVFPTAHYAMGGIPTNIKAEVLADNDNVIPGLYAAGEVACVSVHGSNRLGTNSLLDINVFGKRAGIAAAEYAKTAEVVELPESPETEVVEMLEKMRTSDGTERIAAIRKDLQDLMDANVQVFRTDETLRSALDEIAKLRERYNNVGIQDRGKRYNLDLLEAVELGFLLELAEVISVAAIHRKESRGGHFREDFPDRDDENFMHHTMTYLDPEAETDGIKGMRLETKPVIVTRYQPMERKY; via the coding sequence ATGCAGGTACATCATTACGACGTCGTCATCGTCGGCGCCGGCGGCGCCGGCATGCGTGCGGCGATCGAGTCGGGCCAGCGTGCCCGCACCGCCGTTCTCACCAAGCTCTACCCCACCCGTTCGCACACCGGCGCCGCCCAGGGCGGAATGTGCGCCGCACTGGCGAACGTGGAAGAGGACAACTGGGAATGGCACACCTTCGACACCGTCAAGGGCGGTGACTATCTGGTCGACCAGGACGCCGCCGAGGTGATGGCCAAGGAAGCCATCGACGCCGTCCTCGACCTCGAGAAGATGGGGCTGCCGTTCAACCGCACCCCCGAGGGCAAGATCGACCAGCGTCGCTTCGGCGGGCACACCCGCGACCACGGCAAGTCCGCCGTGCGCCGCTCCTGCTACGCCGCTGACCGCACCGGTCACATGATCCTCCAGACCCTGTACCAACAGTGCGTCAAGCACGGCGTGGAGTTCTACAACGAGTTCTACGTCCTCGACCTCGTCATGACCGAGGTCGACGGAGTCAAGCGTCCCGCCGGCGTCGTGTCCTACGAACTGGCCACCGGCGAGATCCACGTCTTCCAGGCCAAGTCGGTCGTCTTCGCCACCGGCGGTGTCGGCAAGGTCTTCAAGACCACGTCGAACGCGCACACCCTGACCGGCGACGGTATGGCCGTGACCTACAACCGCGGAATCCCGCTGGAGGACATGGAGTTCTTCCAGTTCCACCCCACAGGCCTCGCCGGCCTGGGCATCCTCCTGTCCGAGGCTGCACGTGGTGAGGGCGGCATCCTCCGCAACTCCGAGGGTGAGCGCTTCATGGAGCGCTACGCCCCCACGATCAAGGACCTCGCCCCGCGTGACATCGTGGCCCGTTCGATGGCCAACGAAGTCCGTGAAGGCCGTGGCTGCGGACCGAACAAGGACTACGTCCTGCTCGACCTCACCCACCTCGAGCCCTCGCATATCGACGAGAAGCTGCCCGACATCACCGAGTTCGCTCGTACCTACCTTGGTGTCGAGCCCTACACGGAGCCGGTGCCGGTCTTCCCGACCGCGCACTATGCGATGGGCGGCATCCCGACGAACATCAAGGCCGAAGTGCTGGCGGACAACGACAACGTCATCCCCGGCCTCTACGCCGCCGGTGAGGTCGCCTGCGTGTCCGTGCACGGCTCGAACCGCCTGGGCACGAACTCGCTGCTCGACATCAACGTCTTCGGCAAGCGCGCCGGCATCGCCGCCGCGGAATACGCGAAGACCGCTGAGGTCGTCGAGCTTCCGGAGAGCCCGGAGACCGAGGTCGTCGAGATGCTCGAGAAGATGCGCACCTCGGACGGCACCGAACGCATCGCCGCCATCCGCAAGGACCTGCAGGACCTCATGGACGCCAACGTCCAGGTGTTCCGCACCGACGAGACTCTCCGGTCTGCTCTGGACGAGATCGCGAAGCTGCGCGAACGCTACAACAACGTGGGCATCCAGGACCGCGGCAAGCGGTACAACCTCGATCTGCTCGAGGCCGTCGAGCTCGGCTTCCTGCTCGAGCTCGCCGAGGTCATCTCTGTCGCCGCCATCCACCGCAAGGAATCGCGTGGAGGACACTTCCGCGAGGACTTCCCGGATCGTGACGACGAGAACTTCATGCACCACACGATGACCTACCTCGATCCCGAAGCGGAGACCGACGGCATCAAGGGCATGCGTCTGGAGACGAAGCCCGTCATCGTCACCCGTTACCAGCCGATGGAGCGTAAGTACTGA
- a CDS encoding succinate dehydrogenase iron-sulfur subunit, translating to MSTDTTPEPASKIDLPTHVSGDGGTIPSFDCTFRIARFDPEVDSEAHWEEYNVTMYGTDRVLDALHKIKWEIDGSLSFRRSCAHGVCGSDAMRINGRNRLACKTLLKDLDTSKPITVEAIKGLPLEKDMIVDMEPFFQSYREVMPFLVTSGHEPTRERLQSAEQRAAFDDTTKCILCAACTSSCPVFWTDGQYFGPAAIVNAHRFIFDSRDEGGDMRLEVLNDKEGVWRCRTTFNCTEACPRGIEITKAIAEVKQAILQRAF from the coding sequence ATGAGCACCGATACCACCCCAGAGCCAGCGTCGAAGATCGACCTGCCGACACACGTGTCCGGCGATGGCGGAACCATCCCGTCCTTCGACTGCACCTTCCGGATCGCCCGCTTCGACCCCGAGGTCGATTCCGAGGCGCACTGGGAGGAATACAACGTCACGATGTACGGCACCGACCGTGTGCTGGATGCCCTCCACAAGATCAAGTGGGAGATCGACGGCTCGCTGTCCTTCCGCCGGTCCTGCGCCCACGGCGTCTGCGGCTCCGATGCGATGCGCATCAACGGCCGCAACCGCCTGGCCTGCAAGACGCTGCTCAAGGACCTCGACACGTCCAAGCCGATCACCGTCGAGGCGATCAAGGGCCTTCCGCTCGAGAAGGACATGATCGTCGACATGGAGCCCTTCTTCCAGTCGTACCGCGAGGTCATGCCGTTCCTCGTCACCTCGGGCCACGAGCCCACGCGTGAGCGTCTGCAGTCGGCCGAGCAGCGTGCGGCATTCGACGACACCACGAAGTGCATCCTCTGCGCTGCGTGCACCTCGTCGTGCCCCGTGTTCTGGACCGACGGCCAGTACTTCGGTCCGGCCGCGATCGTCAACGCGCATCGTTTCATCTTCGATTCGCGTGACGAAGGCGGAGACATGCGCCTCGAGGTCCTCAACGACAAGGAAGGCGTGTGGCGCTGCCGCACCACCTTCAACTGCACCGAGGCCTGCCCTCGCGGCATCGAGATCACCAAGGCCATCGCCGAGGTGAAGCAGGCGATCCTCCAGCGCGCGTTCTGA
- a CDS encoding D-alanyl-D-alanine carboxypeptidase family protein produces the protein MRFHRSTASSPRTLSLSVIGFAAALLVLAAQLIHSPAQAVPEPAQSTAPAYVSPGDLSDGAKPPKPTGTSWLVGDLDSGELHVAKNVEKRHAPASTIKLLTALALVDEFDDKKKKVTAEFEDIKIDGTKVGLMQTNKYSIDLLFHAMLMSSANDAANALGRAAGGQDKAVKLMNEKAAELGMSNTQAKNTSGLDAKGQYTTAEDLMKLAWAVCEDDYLTKVIGTETFKFPGGKNPQTKEKFKGYEIQNHTKIVGQVDGGLGLKNGFTRAAKGSYVAVAERDGHRVVTTMLGIDNNSRQVAVDLLEWDFAQEDPQSLQTVPVGVQATAEADPTATGGSSDAGGAEMDANGKTESKVTDESEPSMAAQTVGAALDNPLALGLLAGGVVLFVLTVVLWARLRARMQGRR, from the coding sequence ATGCGTTTCCACCGCTCGACTGCTTCCTCACCGCGCACCCTGTCGCTGAGCGTCATCGGCTTTGCCGCCGCACTGCTCGTGCTCGCGGCCCAGCTCATCCACTCCCCCGCGCAGGCGGTGCCCGAGCCGGCGCAATCGACGGCACCGGCGTACGTCAGTCCCGGCGACCTCAGTGATGGGGCGAAGCCGCCGAAGCCGACGGGCACGTCCTGGCTCGTGGGCGACCTCGACTCCGGGGAGCTGCACGTGGCGAAGAATGTGGAGAAGCGGCACGCTCCGGCTTCGACGATCAAGCTGCTCACGGCTCTGGCGCTCGTCGACGAGTTCGATGACAAGAAGAAGAAAGTGACCGCCGAGTTCGAGGATATAAAGATCGACGGGACCAAGGTCGGACTCATGCAGACGAACAAGTACTCCATCGATCTGCTCTTCCACGCGATGCTGATGTCGAGCGCCAATGATGCAGCGAATGCTCTGGGGCGGGCAGCAGGCGGGCAGGACAAGGCCGTGAAGCTGATGAACGAGAAGGCCGCGGAACTGGGAATGTCGAACACGCAGGCGAAGAACACCTCGGGGCTGGACGCGAAAGGCCAGTACACGACCGCTGAGGACCTCATGAAGCTCGCGTGGGCCGTCTGCGAGGACGACTACCTCACGAAGGTCATCGGAACGGAAACCTTCAAATTCCCGGGCGGGAAGAACCCGCAGACGAAGGAGAAGTTCAAAGGCTACGAGATCCAGAACCACACGAAGATCGTCGGGCAGGTCGACGGTGGGCTGGGTCTGAAGAACGGATTCACCCGGGCTGCGAAGGGCTCGTATGTGGCCGTGGCCGAACGTGACGGGCACCGTGTGGTCACGACGATGCTCGGCATCGACAACAACTCCCGGCAGGTCGCAGTCGACCTGCTCGAATGGGATTTCGCCCAGGAAGACCCCCAATCGCTGCAGACTGTTCCCGTCGGAGTTCAGGCCACCGCCGAGGCGGACCCCACCGCCACCGGCGGCTCGAGTGATGCTGGTGGTGCGGAAATGGATGCGAACGGCAAGACGGAGTCCAAAGTGACGGATGAGTCGGAGCCGTCGATGGCCGCCCAGACCGTCGGTGCGGCACTGGACAACCCCCTCGCGCTCGGCCTACTGGCCGGCGGAGTGGTGCTCTTCGTCCTCACCGTGGTGCTGTGGGCACGTCTGCGGGCGCGCATGCAGGGGCGACGATAA
- a CDS encoding helix-turn-helix domain-containing protein, with amino-acid sequence MTTCAAVWCDRDAVARGLCKRCYDRYRRGISPISPTKRHAVAEDKARLRNEITLRREAGQSIADIAAAVGVNTSTASRWLREWEVEVGRREDSRATNLWQPWTRDDIDFAATRTDLTISERAAALGRSVSSVEECLRKYGRSPLAPTTQRHQRGTSH; translated from the coding sequence ATGACGACCTGTGCCGCAGTGTGGTGTGACCGGGACGCGGTGGCGCGTGGTCTGTGCAAGCGTTGCTATGACCGGTACCGGCGCGGCATCAGCCCCATCTCTCCAACTAAGCGGCATGCGGTGGCCGAGGACAAGGCGCGCCTGCGTAACGAGATCACCCTACGACGTGAGGCCGGACAGAGCATCGCCGACATTGCAGCCGCCGTCGGAGTGAACACCTCAACTGCGAGTAGGTGGTTGCGCGAATGGGAGGTCGAAGTCGGCCGCCGCGAAGATTCGAGAGCTACAAACCTGTGGCAGCCATGGACGCGAGACGACATCGACTTCGCGGCGACGCGCACCGACCTCACGATCTCGGAACGGGCTGCGGCTCTAGGACGATCCGTGTCCAGCGTTGAGGAGTGCCTGCGGAAATACGGTAGATCGCCGCTCGCTCCAACTACTCAGAGGCACCAGCGAGGCACTTCACACTGA
- a CDS encoding glycosyltransferase: protein MTNSVLRRTNSFIRHGNPLSATILTFAHQLDVGEVRDRLVGTGLLDESVIIRNLWDDLRPMTDAQLLDAFSGENPTEEIPDAHGTRETITKNYTRFLGASGKVIRQEHYRDDGSRLFTDINEVKNQRRVILHNNAGEPIIEWDRARSLYNPWIQYVIDKEPSLLIVDSGPIATIAHELTDRNFKLAHFLHVSHLKHPLEGIYGQLTSNRVEAFREQEQFDIVAVQTQQQIDDMAKIGLSRKRMRLIPSELPPEAIRLADNTDRDETKGLVVARLVDLKQIDHAIDAVAKAKTTRTDISLDIAGTGEEQAQLQQLIDDHDHADDIQLLGHVNNVTDRLATASFSLLTSKFEGLGLAILESMAAGCIPITYDIKYGPAEIITHGVNGFIVPANDIDALAAQIEAFLAMPSNEKLEMRRAAIERAKDFLPEQSYERWKKALEEPVKIHNPAPFSDPEYLRTREIAITTSRNATKLGILFADGDNVENKNLRLIVASRSKNTFFQAVSSADGWQRTDGRIVYNFTLSNDLFSQAEGQTFDVYVRKIGARWDAKARLKLPAPFASVEAHGLHWYRTEYGNFSVKCLAGASE, encoded by the coding sequence ATGACCAACTCCGTCCTGCGCCGCACCAACAGCTTCATCCGGCACGGAAACCCACTGTCCGCCACGATCCTCACTTTCGCCCACCAGCTCGATGTGGGTGAAGTACGAGACCGTTTAGTAGGAACGGGCCTGCTCGACGAATCAGTGATCATCCGCAACCTCTGGGACGATCTGCGACCAATGACTGACGCGCAACTCCTGGATGCCTTTTCCGGAGAGAATCCCACCGAAGAAATCCCGGACGCACACGGAACCAGAGAAACAATCACGAAGAATTACACCAGGTTTCTTGGGGCCTCGGGAAAGGTCATCCGCCAAGAGCACTACAGGGACGATGGATCCCGACTTTTCACCGATATCAACGAAGTGAAAAATCAGCGCCGCGTGATACTCCACAATAACGCAGGCGAACCCATCATCGAATGGGACCGAGCACGCAGTCTCTACAACCCATGGATCCAATACGTCATCGACAAAGAACCCTCACTGCTGATCGTCGACTCAGGCCCCATCGCAACGATCGCCCATGAGCTCACAGACCGAAACTTCAAGCTCGCACATTTCCTGCACGTCTCACACCTGAAACACCCCCTGGAAGGGATCTACGGTCAACTGACCTCCAACCGCGTCGAAGCTTTCCGCGAGCAAGAACAGTTCGACATCGTCGCAGTCCAGACCCAACAGCAGATCGACGACATGGCAAAGATCGGCCTCAGCCGCAAACGCATGCGCCTTATTCCCAGCGAACTGCCACCCGAAGCCATACGCCTCGCTGACAACACAGACCGCGACGAAACCAAAGGACTCGTCGTCGCACGCCTAGTCGACCTCAAACAAATCGACCACGCCATCGATGCGGTCGCGAAAGCCAAAACGACCCGAACCGACATCTCCCTCGACATCGCCGGCACAGGAGAAGAGCAAGCACAGCTGCAACAGCTCATCGACGATCATGACCACGCTGACGACATCCAACTGCTCGGCCACGTCAACAACGTCACCGACCGCCTCGCCACAGCCTCCTTCTCACTCCTAACAAGCAAGTTCGAAGGACTCGGACTCGCGATCCTAGAATCAATGGCCGCCGGCTGCATTCCAATCACCTACGACATCAAATACGGGCCCGCCGAAATCATCACTCACGGAGTCAACGGGTTCATCGTGCCGGCGAACGACATCGACGCACTCGCCGCCCAGATTGAAGCATTCCTCGCAATGCCGTCGAACGAGAAGCTCGAAATGCGCCGGGCAGCAATCGAGCGAGCGAAGGACTTCCTCCCCGAACAAAGCTACGAACGGTGGAAGAAGGCCCTAGAAGAGCCGGTCAAAATCCACAACCCGGCACCGTTCTCGGACCCGGAATACCTGCGCACTCGAGAGATTGCGATAACCACTTCACGGAACGCCACGAAACTCGGCATCCTCTTCGCCGACGGCGACAACGTTGAGAACAAGAACCTACGACTGATTGTCGCCAGTAGGTCGAAGAACACCTTCTTCCAAGCAGTCAGTTCCGCTGACGGCTGGCAGCGCACAGATGGGCGAATCGTCTACAACTTCACGCTTTCCAATGATCTTTTCTCCCAGGCAGAGGGGCAAACGTTCGACGTGTATGTCCGTAAGATCGGGGCCCGATGGGATGCGAAAGCGAGATTGAAGCTTCCAGCGCCGTTCGCGAGCGTCGAAGCACACGGGCTGCACTGGTACCGCACTGAGTACGGAAACTTCAGTGTGAAGTGCCTCGCTGGTGCCTCTGAGTAG